Proteins encoded by one window of Bacillus rossius redtenbacheri isolate Brsri chromosome 3, Brsri_v3, whole genome shotgun sequence:
- the LOC134530328 gene encoding uncharacterized protein LOC134530328, which produces MPRKYKPIVGGGYKKHSPDHIKNALSDIESGISLRKAAEKHGIHYSVLYRHVKRGPDIKHQGGQTALSFEEENLFVDRLKICSEWGYPIDSTTLRLLVKDFLDSRGKEVKRFKNNLPGRDFVVSFIRRHKDQLAVRMCQNIKRSRAGVTPETINSYFDELSNEIENVPPSNIINYDETNLTDDPGKRKIITRRGTKYPERIMNSSKASTSVMFAAAADGTILPPYVVYKALHLYQTWTEGGPKHARYNRTKSGWFDSFCFEDWVLTVAIPYLKKLDGKKFLIGDNLSSHLSLESVKLCQDNDIRFIFLPANSTHLTQPLDVAFFRPLKTTWRQILEEWKKGPGRNEATVPKDKFPLLLKKLCVSLKEKNVIAGFRKCGIVPLNRNNVLSMLPGTGIDQNQAMINLEESTNAVDKIFKELLQSLRQDQTPKPKKKRTKVKVQPGRSVTVDDFEEVDGENVTLHTSLHSDPSPCTSKQAKPMKRNAKKNRKFLDSSSEDDCAYSVQDSDDDLILISSNSSDQDENTGISISQGDYMVVKIYGKTKTSFRYYVCKVSYLMDNGFVGTFLKRVPQTKKFTMTEEESFVSKNDVFRKLSSPVLNSGARFKDMLCFEDDLTDLTVY; this is translated from the coding sequence ATGCCACGGAAGTACAAACCCATTGTCGGAGGCGGTTACAAAAAACACAGCCCTGATCATATAAAAAATGCCCTCTCTGACATTGAATCTGGCATTAGCCTGCGGAAAGCAGCTGAAAAACATGGGATTCATTATAGTGTACTATACAGACACGTAAAAAGAGGCCCCGACATTAAACATCAGGGTGGACAAACTGCCTTGTCTTTTGAAGAAGAGAATTTGTTTGTAGATAGATTGAAAATATGCAGCGAATGGGGCTATCCTATCGACTCTACAACCTTAAGACTACTAGTAAAGGACTTTCTGGATAGTAGGGGGAAGGAAGTAAAAAGATTTAAGAATAATCTTCCCGGTCGTGATTTTGTGGTATCATTTATAAGACGACACAAAGATCAATTGGCAGTGCGAATGTGCCAAAACATTAAACGCTCCAGAGCCGGTGTAACACCAGAAACCATCAACAGTTACTTTGATGAATTGTCAAATGAAATAGAGAATGTGCCACCATCTAACATAATAAATTATGACGAGACGAACCTTACGGACGATCCAGGAAAACGAAAGATAATCACACGGAGGGGAActaaatatcctgaaaggatCATGAACTCATCAAAGGCATCAACTTCTGTGATGTTTGCTGCCGCTGCAGATGGCACTATACTACCCCCTTATGTTGTGTATAAGGCTTTGCATTTATATCAAACCTGGACTGAAGGTGGGCCAAAACATGCAAGATATAATCGGACGAAATCTGGCTGGTTCGATTCGTTCTGCTTCGAGGACTGGGTCCTTACAGTTGCTATCCCATATTTGAAAAAGCTAGACGGGAAGAAATTTCTCATTGGAGACAATTTATCTTCGCATCTGTCATTAGAATCGGTTAAGCTGTGTCAAGATAATGACATAAGATTTATATTTCTACCAGCAAATTCAACACACTTAACACAGCCGCTGGACGTGGCATTTTTTCGGCCTCTTAAAACTACTTGGCGCCAAATATTAGAGGAATGGAAGAAAGGCCCAGGAAGAAATGAGGCAACAGTTCCTAAGGATAAATTTCCTCTGCTTTTGAAAAAGTTGTGTGTCtccttgaaggaaaaaaatgttattgcaggtTTCAGGAAATGCGGGATCGTGCCCTTAAACCGCAATAATGTGTTGTCAATGCTCCCAGGTACTGGAATAGACCAAAACCAGGCTATGATAAACCTTGAAGAATCCACTAATGCTGTTGACAAGATCTTTAAGGAACTCCTTCAAAGTCTTAGGCAAGACCAGACTCCTAAACCAAAGAAAAAAAGGACAAAAGTAAAGGTCCAGCCCGGCAGAAGTGTTACCGTTGATGACTTTGAGGAAGTGGATGGGGAGAATGTAACCCTCCATACTTCACTTCACAGTGACCCAAGCCCTTGTACATCGAAACAGGCCAAGCCAATGAAAAGAAATGCcaagaaaaacagaaaatttctTGATTCATCATCAGAGGATGATTGTGCCTACTCAGTGCAGGACAGCGATGATGACCTAATTTTGATATCTTCAAATTCTTCTGATCAAGATGAAAACACTGGTATCTCCATAAGCCAAGGTGATTACATGGTGGTCAaaatatatggaaaaacaaaaacatcGTTTAGATATTATGTCTGTAAAGTTAGTTACCTTATGGACAATGGTTTTGTTGGGACATTTTTAAAAAGAGTTCCACAAACCAAAAAGTTCACAATGACTGAAGAAGAATCTTTTGTTTCGAAAAACGATGTTTTCCGAAAACTGTCGTCACCAGTTCTCAATTCAGGTGCTCGTTTTAAAGACATGCTATGTTTTGAGGATGACCTGACTGATTTAACAGTTTATTAA